The sequence below is a genomic window from Dromaius novaehollandiae isolate bDroNov1 chromosome 7, bDroNov1.hap1, whole genome shotgun sequence.
CCTGATTAGTTTTAGGCTCCGATTTATAATATGAGTATATGACAACCACGGATTGTGTGAATATGTATAAAATCATGCATTTATATCGTCTGGAAACATTAATATCTTCAAGTTCTCTTCAAAAAAATCACGGAATGCAAAGGGGTTCAAAGACTAAAAAGAAACAGTGCAAATTGTATGTGATAGTCAAgcagcttttgatttaaaaagggCGTTGGCATTTGCttataatatttatatacaaGTTTGTGCAAGTAATGTGTTGAACTGAtatgttttaatagaaaataagTCTCTCGTTCTTATATCTTCTCAAGACCTAGGGATCTGGTTCTTGTtgtaggggaaaagaaagaaaaaaaaacaagagagagagaggaaaaaaacaagacttTCATGGGAAAGAAATTGCCCGGATTGTGCATTTTTCTAACTATTTGAAAGGAACCAAGTGCTAAGGCAACATAACTTTTCTAAGCACTTTTCTGCTGGTTTAAATTAGTTAAATTATTTTGTATAAATTAGATATAATTCTACCTTTCCAATATGTATAAAAATTGATGAAGCTGCATGGTTTAAAATAGGAAATTCACATtataaaaagtcattaaaaattctGTACAAAATCACAACAAAATAATTCAGCACGGGAAAGGTAACAAGTAGTAAAACGTTGGTTGAAAAATATagatttcatatatattttgtaaTTGGCCCATCGCGAGTTTAAAAATTGCATAGATCCTAATTATTGCTCGTGATTTTTTGTTATCCCGATCAGAAGATTGGCGCGCTCCGAGCGCCCCTGCGGCAGACCGACGGCAAGGaccgcggaggggggggggggggcgccgcggcggggccccccgaAGGCAGCGGCGACGGCAGGGCCGCCTCGGCCGGCGGGGCTCAGTCGTGGAAGATGGCGTGCAGCGGGGCGCCGAGGCCGCGCTCGgcgtgcgggtgcgggtgcgggtgcggggcGCCCTCGtagggcagcagcccctcgacGGGCAGCTCGCagcgcgcggcgccggcggcgaaGACGGGCGCgtgcgcgggcgcggcggccagggcggcggcggggtaGTGCACGCTGAAGGCGAAGCCCTTGTCGAAGTCGGCGGCGGGCTCGTGCTTGAAGGCGAAGTTGCCGCTGACGCTGAGCGGCGGGCTGAGCGGGCCGTCGAAGGCGGGGCTGCCGCACTCGAGGCCGCCCTCGAAGAAGGGCTCGAGGGCGGCGCCGAAGGCGGGCGGCGCCTTGGCGTGGAAGAGGTGGGAGCTGTCCATGGTGCCGTAGGGCGGGCTGGGCAGCCCCGGCGACTGGTAGGGGTAGGGGTGCGCGGCGAagggggcgccgggcggcggcagcgggggcggcgcgTCGGGGCTCTGCTCGGGCAGGAAGGTCCGCGGGTTGAGCTGCAGGCAGCCGGCCACCAGGTTGGTGGTGGGCTGCGACAAGCCCTTGCAGAGCGTCTGCACGAAGGAGACCAGGTCGGGGCTCTTGCCGGAGCGCAGGATCTCGGAGAGCGCCCAGATGTAGTTCTTGGCCAGGCGCAGCGTCTCGATCTTGGACAGCTTCTGCGTCTTGGAGTAGCAGGGCACCACCTTGCGCAGGTTGTCCAGGGCGGCGTTCAGGCCGTGCATGCGGTTGCGCTCCCGCGCGTTGGCCTTCATGCGCCGCAGCTTGAACCGCTCCATGCGCGCCTTGGTCATCTTCTTCTTCTTGGGACCCCGCCGTTTGGGCTTCTGGTCgtcgtcgtcctcctcctcctcttcctcctcctcctcgtccagGTCGTCCTCTTCGTCCTCCTCCTCGCCGTTCCGCAGCGAGTCCTCCTCGGCCTCGGCGTGCAGACCCTCGAGGTCCTCCTCCTTCTTGTCCGCCTCGTGCTCCTCGTCCTGCGAGCTGAGGCACTCGTCCGCCCAGCTCGGGGGCCCCTGCGGCTGGGGCTCGCCCATCAGCCCGCTCTCGCTGTACGACTTGGTCATGGTGAGAGGCTGCTGCCGAGGGGACAGAGAGGGGCCAGGTCAGCGGCCGCCGCTGCGCCCCGCGCAGGCaccacccgcccgcccgcccgccgccccgagggaggccccggggccgccccgagcGTGTAGCCGGCCCCGCCGTCCGGCCTCACAGTTAAGCTGACAGACGCTCCAACGCCGTTATGCAACCGCCGATATGCGCGGGAGTATAAGCGGATTACGCGtgcggcagggagcggcggggaCGCGGCCGAGCCCGCGGAGCGCTGTCCAAAGCGCGTGTCGCGCCGCGCCCGGGCACGGCCGCttccccgccggcggcgcggtAACAGGTGCGGCAGCGGCCGCGGCTTCTGCCCCTCCGGGCAGCGCCGCTGCGGAcgggcgccccctcccccgccccgccggggaaGCGCCCGGGACCTCTCCGCGGGTCGCCGCCGGCGCAAGGTGCGCAGCAGGGAGGAAACGATGCGGACGGCCAGGCAGGGCGCAGAAGGTGCAAGGTGCACGGACGGGCGCACACCCCCACAGGAGCACACGCGTGGAGGTGCGCGCACACACGCACGGAAACAGCCCCGCGGGCTGCGCTCCCGCCTCCCGGCGCGCACGTCGCGGCGGCCCCCGGgacccgcggccgcggcgctgccgttACCTCGGCGTCTCAGTGCCTCCCGCGCGGTGCCGCGCTCATacccccgccgccgcggagcgctCCCCGCGCCAGGGCGTCGCGCGTGTTTCTCGGGGCGCAGCGCTGCGCGCCCGCGTTTTatagcggggcgggcggcgcgcgccggggccgcgcggggggcggggggcggcggggccgcgcggggggcgggggcggcggggccgcgcgctcGCCGCCCAGCGCgcctgcgcccgccccgcgccccgccccgcgcgccgcgccccgccccgcccccgcggccggcccggcaCGCGCCATCTGGCCGCGCGCgtcaggcggcggcggcggcggcgcccacgTGACGCCCCCATTTGTATGCGGCCGCGCGCCGCCCTTTGTGGCCCGCCGGGCGCCGCCATCTGtcgccgcccgggccccgccggcccgcgcccgccgcgcgccgTCGGGTGCCGCATTGTCCCCATTGttccgcggggggcggcgcggagtggggcggggcggggcgcccggccgccgcctcccctcgccccgcgccccggcgccgtGCGGCGAGGAGAGGGCTCCCGCgaggggaaaaaacaagggaaaaaaggaaaaggcgcTCTTcggagcggcgggggcggcgagccgggagccccgcgggctGCGGGAGCCTTCTCGTTCGCGCGCTTCGTGGGGGCCGCTGCGCCCGTGCGCGGGCGAAACGGCGAGTGAAAgcgggcgcggggctccgcgctcctccccccgcgccccggccggccgcgccgcgaGGCTCGGGCGCAAGCCGCGCTCCGGGGCAGGCGCAGGGCGGTGCGGCTCCGACGTGCCTGGCCGGGGCCGCGAGCCGGCTTCGACAGCCCTGTCGTTGGGGGGAAACACCGTTTGCTCTGCCGGCTTTTGGTGGCGGTGAAAAGACCCAAACTATCGCTAACGCCGATTTTTAAAGCCCGCTTACGAGCAACCGCTTTAAAGTCTTTAAACGGGTC
It includes:
- the NEUROD1 gene encoding neurogenic differentiation factor 1; translated protein: MTKSYSESGLMGEPQPQGPPSWADECLSSQDEEHEADKKEEDLEGLHAEAEEDSLRNGEEEDEEDDLDEEEEEEEEEDDDDQKPKRRGPKKKKMTKARMERFKLRRMKANARERNRMHGLNAALDNLRKVVPCYSKTQKLSKIETLRLAKNYIWALSEILRSGKSPDLVSFVQTLCKGLSQPTTNLVAGCLQLNPRTFLPEQSPDAPPPLPPPGAPFAAHPYPYQSPGLPSPPYGTMDSSHLFHAKAPPAFGAALEPFFEGGLECGSPAFDGPLSPPLSVSGNFAFKHEPAADFDKGFAFSVHYPAAALAAAPAHAPVFAAGAARCELPVEGLLPYEGAPHPHPHPHAERGLGAPLHAIFHD